Part of the Musa acuminata AAA Group cultivar baxijiao chromosome BXJ2-7, Cavendish_Baxijiao_AAA, whole genome shotgun sequence genome is shown below.
TTACTCAGGAACTGGAATAAGGAATAGTTTAGTCAATCTGGACTGATCTAATAATCAGATTTACTATCATTCTGaaattttgttgattttctcttctcaTACTATCTATGTGAGTGTAACTTCCGTAACATCGGTTACTGGCAACATGGTCAATATCAAACCATAAGGCCAAAAAATTGCTCAAAATAGGATCATTAAATCGGACGATTCCACAAACTAAGTTCTGTATCCATGCAGTGCCGACCCACATATTGCCTTGCTCATTAGATCTTATAATTGAAAGTTGAAATTGATCATCTAGACTCCCCTGGCTTAGAGTACCTTCTGTGCCTGATGAATATGTCTGCAATAACCACATTCTGATGCATCCATGATATTGCTAGGACATCAGATTATTTTCTTGTCTAGTCCTCAAGATGGTACTCTACTTGTGCTAATGTTTCTCTGAGAGGTAATCAGAGGATTTACACTGCTGATCTTTAAAACACTGATATCATGATAGAAGAAGACAAATGAACAGAATGCAAGAATGAGGTGAATTGGCTGAGTTCTGAAATTGTGAATGGATTAAAAAAAACCAATTTTCTATATCATATGATGAAACTTAATTTGGCTAATGTTTGTGTGCTGACTGTTTGCCATTATTAGCATGAAGAACCTCATATGAAAAAGATTTgttttctgcttctgcttctttattttctttcttcatgAATATTTAATGAAGGCATAGTTTTTGGCTTGTTGGATACTTTATCACATTGATATCTGATGATTCTTCTGATTTCTTAATCAAAGCTTTTCTACTTTGAAATAATTAATAGCTGAAATAAAATCAAGCTTTTACAATCTCAATTCTCAACATCTTGTTGTTCGGTAGATAGTTTGCCATTACCTTCTCTACTTTGTAATGCTTTTAGAATTAACTGAAGTGGTAACGATATGCTGATCTTTTAATTTCCTTCTTTTAGAAACATATTCCCAGTGCATGTCAAGTTATTTGTAGAAAATGATGCTGTTGCGGCTTTGGCAAGTGGAACCATGGGCAAGCTCCATGGCTGTGTATTGATTGCCGGTACAGGTACAATTGCTTACGGGTTCACAGAAGATGGAAGAGAAGCTCGAGCAGCCGGAGCAGGACCCATCTTGGGTGACTGGGGAAGGTTAGTCTTTGCTCATATAGTTCGTAGACTCACTGGATGATGGTATAGCCTCATGATTTGTATGTGAGGATCTCATGGAAACTTACTGAAGCCTGTGATCTACTAGATAGACAGGAAGTTCTTTATGTGTGATCACCTAATACTCACCAGAAACATCATATGACCATATCAGAGGCAACAGTTACATTTAACATTcaaatacaacaataacaacaccAAAATCATGATGTCCCAACTATTCGAGGTTGGCTACATGATCTTTACctcatttttttttgtcaaatcaAATGTCTTTAACATAATTATAGAGTGAAAAGTAACCTTTTTGCTTGCAGTTACTTCTGCATGAAAGTCAGTTATTTCTTGTCGATCAAGATAATTGTATCTTACCTAGTTGATACTTACAAATGCCATTTTTTTCCCCTTCAAATTCACAGGTGACAAGTGAACAACAAGGGTTCCTTCATATATTGTGGATTCTAGCTACTAATTACAAAAACAGGACATTGTCACAATAAGCAGGCCATTGAGGCTGTTCTTTTTGTTTTACCAACTGGTAGCTGGTGCACAGAGCTATTATTAGCTAACAAATATTTGGAAGGGAATTTAGAGATGATTTTTCAAGCTTTATATAAATCGGATTCTTTAATTGTGCAATGCCTAGTTTGCAACTGTAAGAACTTTCATTTGTTTTTTCAGCGTATCATACGGATAGTTACGCTTATGTATACAGATGATTTCATTTTTGTGCATGAAAATAGTCTTGATTATTTTGGCAAGTGATTTTAATCAACAAAAAGTTGTTATTATATCTTTCTTACTGTCATGTTTTTGTTCGGAAGAAAATATAGTTATGTTTGGCTGTTTGCGCTGCACAGTGGATACGGGATTGCCGCTAAAGCATTGACAGCAATAATGAGAGCTCATGATGGACGTGGCCCTCCAACATTCCTTACTTATGGGATCCTCAGCATGCTTGGTCTTTCTTCACCAGATGAACTTATCGGGTATTTCTACGCACTTGCAGTTCTTCTTGGCCTGCTTCTGCCTAAAGATTTGACTAAAAACATGCTGGAGTTCTGTAGAATTTGACTAAAGATTTGTGACCTTTTAGATCATTTTGTCTCATGTTGAGAACTAAAAGTTGCCGGTTTAATTACTGCACAAGCCTCAGTAACAATAGTCGCATGAATGGGACAACCAAAAAAAGGGGACTAAGTAAAGAAACAGTTTTCTGGATCGATTAGATTATTCTTTTAGATCATGTTTGGCAGTTATCTTAATCGTGTAGAAGAATTTACTTCTTAGGAGTGCCACTTCCATGAAACCTGATCTCAATGAATTAGCATTGACAGTGTTTTGTCGACTTGCTAAAACAGGTGGACTTATGCGGATCCATCTTGGGCTCGTATCGCAAAACTGTCCCCGGCAGTAGTATCTTCTGCTGAAGCTGGCGACGAAGTTGCAAACAGAATTCTACATGATACAGTCTTAGAGTTGACTTCCAGTGTCAAAGCTGTTGTTCAGAGGCTTGACTTGTGTGGTGAAGGTACAATGACTAGATTAACTTCTAACATCGCAACAACTCATTGGTGTGCCTTGAGGTAGGAGTAAGAAGACTCCTGCTTCACTGAGCTGGTGCTCTAAGTTAGATTGAAGGTGCTCTGTGAACTGGATGCAGATGGAAAAGATTCATTTCCACTTGTTATGGTCGGAGGAGTTCTTGAGGCAAACAAGAGTTGGGATATCGGGAAAGCAGTCGTAGATTGCATCACAAAGATATATCCAGGAGCACATCCAGTTCGTCCCACGGTTGGTGATTTATCTGCAAATTTTCTTTACGGTCAAAATTAACTAGCAGCGATCTAACTTCATGCCGTTCGATGGAGATATCAAACAAATAGGACTTCAACTTCAGTTCCTGATTgatcttatattcatgatatggatCTCTCAATGCTCGAATATAATCTGCAGGTAGAACCAGCCGTTGGAGCAGCACTATTGGCTTGGAACCATGTAATAAGTAATCTAGTCAGTGATTATGGCAGGTGATTGTTCAAACATGGTGTAGAATTCCTAAGATTTGATTACCACATGTAAGAAGGTCAAACACGAAATACGAACTGCAGTGCAGCTTTAGCTCACCCATCAGTTTCTTCTTTAGAAATGTAGAGAGTCGAATGAAGAGAGAATTGTTCTTAACAGCTGAGTGTGTCTTTATGCAGCAGCTGCAGTAATGGCAAACAAGAGGAGACAAGCTCCCTCTTTTCTTGAACTCTCGATCAAGAAGATACGAATTCATCACCAATTATGAATCGAATCGACTCGGATTCCTCCATCTACCCTGCTGCCGGTCAAATCTTTGACATTGTAGTCGGACCGTAGCATTGCTACTCGAAGTCCTGGCCTTCCCTGCCCCCGTTAGGCCACCGGGATCCCCGCCGGCCCCTGCCAGGTGCTCGTCCTCCCGCCGCCCATCACCGATCCGAGGAGCCATCGATCTGCGGCTGAAAGATCCGCCGCAGCCCACCGAGATCTTGGTGCTGTAACACAACCAAAAGCCATAAAGCGCTCCCATCGAGAGCAGAGCTAAGCGCTGCTCCGCGGCGCGCCTTTGACGACGACGGGAGGACGTGGCTCTCGATGTTGCTACGCCGCGTTCTTTGGTCGTAACATAAATCGTGGCGTGAAGCACATACCTTTGACCAGACCAGCGCATAGCATGCATGCATGATGGTCGCGACATGATGGGCGGGCATGGTGACACCGTAATTAAATGACAAATGAAAGGGTCGTTGTAGTGATAGGGGGAGGCGTGATACGCGTGCCTGCCGCGCTGCTGCCGTCTCGATGACGGAGGACGGGGGAGAACGGTGTGGCTTTTGAGGGGGACAAGCACGAGGTCTTATGCGGTGGCGAAACGTGTACGGTCGACGAGCGCGCTGCGAAGGGTCCCACTCAAATGACAGGCCGAGATCCGTCGTGAGATTCCCGACCGGGCCGAGTTGGTAAGATTTTGCCGTCTGAGGAAAGGGAAGAattaatttcttttcctttttatcctCTTCCCGTGTGATCCGTACCATCTCAGCCGTCCGCAAAATCAACGGGACGTTGCTAACCGTCTGATTTCGCCGCCGGCGGCTCGTGAGGATCTCTCACACCTGTCTCACCCCACAAACCACGGACCGAAACGCCTTTCGCCTCACCATTCGCCTACCCGCCTCGTGACTGGTCCGATAGATCACCCAACACGTGGGTCCCACATTTCGTGAGGTGGAAGACGTACGAGTACGGCTCGGATGGCTTTTAGTGCTCGCTGCGGAGCGATGTCGACGAGGGCTCGACGACAACAAAGGCCACCACCGGCGCTGCTCgtcacatcacatcacatcccATCGCATCGAAGCCGTCAACGGCCGCTGATGCGACGCCCGTCCTCGCGATGTGACAGCAGGCGAAAAGACCGGCACTCGTGATGGGGTTTTCTGCTGCAGCATCGCGTGCATGGGGCGGGGGAGGCAACCTGCAGGTGACAGCGGTCTTATCGTCATCTGCAAGCGTAAACTCTTTGCAGGTTCAAAGGGCAGCTTCGATTCAATGTGCTCGTAAATGGTTCCCAAACCCTCCCCCGGCAGATCCAAGAGCAGATTTTGCTCATTTACTGTAACCTGTAGATCTACATGAAGAATGATGAATGCGATTGTTGTTTGATTCTGTAGACACAGCAGCTCTCAGGAGACAAAATGATAAAGAACCTGCTGCATCTTGAAAGGACACATTTAACAGTACAAAATGAACGTGAATACCAGTAAAATCCTGGCATGAATCATCATCCTCATCCATCGAAGGAGACCGATCTCTCGGTTCGGTGATACGTCAATTTGCATTCAACTGCTCCAAGCACAgttattaaagcaaaaggaaaagaagacaTCATTCAAATGATTTCACCAGGTCGGATGAatctagctagaaaaagaaacaagaaatataaagcaTAATAAGCAGAATTCATGGATTAAGATCACTTGAAGCTGACATGTTTCTTGGTAGTTCTTTAGAAACTGTAACATAAGCAAAAGGGATGAGTTCTAAAGTTGCATCCACCCCTAGCTAAGTGGATCACAGAAGGGCTAGAATTGCTCAGGGCATTCAAACAAAAGACCAGTTCAGAAACATGAAAGCAAGACAATGGGGTGAATCATCGTCATTCAGGACCTTCCATGCTACGGCTTGTTCATACGACACCGGCCTCCCCATGCTCGACAGGCAGATACCAGCAGGAAGATAAGAAAAGCCCTGCAGGTTGACGAGAGATGCACAGGTTTCAGTAAGTATGTATAGAAACAAGCGCAGCAACGAGCAAAACAATAGCTACACTTGTTTACTAATTACCTGCTGCATGATCTTGGGGAATTCCGAGCAAAGAAGCTTCCGACCACCATCATCAAGAGTCTTCTCCAGCGTAATGTCTTGAAGAGCGATCAGCGTAGTTTCCAGCATATCAAGACCAGCTTGATTGGAGAAGGTAAAAACAGGAGAACCCTGCAAAAGAATGAACATTCCTGTCATAGACGTATTCTTATGTCTCGAGTATGGTCACATAAATACAGAACATATATTATAGTCAGGTGTTCTGAAAGCATGTAACAAAGACGCATATATACGAAATCTTGCCTTCAAAGAACAACACACAATTGCATCCGAATGATGCCACAACAGTTTCAGCAATGAATCACTAGTTTGTGAGCCCTCGCGGAGGATCTCTAGTCCAGTATGAGCCCTAAAGCACCAAAGATGATTCATTAGCAGATAACACACATCAGAAATCTACAGGTAAGTAAGTTTGTCATGATGTTCAATAACTACTAATTCAACATATACATTATATCGCTTTTGCACAAATAATTATAACAATTTTCAAGAGGAATAAGTTGAATATATGAGATAAGAAAGCAGGATAATATGTAGCCATGAAGTCCAACTTCTGCATTTGTGATAAAAAAAAGTTGGGAGTGCAAGTAGGCGTAAAGTCCAACTCACAATTTCTCAATGGATCATAGGCAAGAAGGTAACAAAATGCAGAAGTACATGCAAGTATTGATGAGGTTACCTGTAGCTCTGAGAAATCCAACATGCCAGCGTGTCAGCTTCAGGAAAACCTTGCGGTAAATGCTCGACTCCAATCTGACCACTGGGTCGAGGTGCAATTGCCATAGCAACTCTCTGCACTGACGCAACCACGCTTCTAACATATTGCCGGGCCATTGCTGCAACATTATCTTGGAGATGATTCTCGTATGTGAACTGGAAGGCTATCGTGAGGACTGACCGCAGGTTGTATGAACTTGAAGCTGTCTCATTAACAGAGCGTGATGCAGCACCAGATCCAATCTCTAACGTGGATGCCAAATCGAGGGTTCGTGAAGCAACAGGAGAATCCTGCAGCATTGGCAGACAAGCTGTACGTAAGAATCAGAGGTGTGGTGGAAACTTTAATTACATGATAAATGCGCAAATCGTATCTAGCTAAAAAGAACAGCCATAAAAGCAAAACAAGAACCAATCACCATAATTTTTTAAAGACACTATACTGTTAAGGCACACAACTGTTTTAGGTTCCAGTGGTATAACACGGAAGCCTGAGGGTAGCAAAGGAACATCATCAGCAAAGGATTCATCAATGGGTGCAAAAACAAGCTGAGCACAAGCACCAACAGCATCCTCATCAACTCCGCTGCAAAGCTGCCATGGCATGGAAAGCGTTAATCATTCAGCCAAAACACTAAAGCCAGATACTGAGGAATAACTTACACAAGACAAACCTGTAACAAGTACACATCCCTCGACAAAATGACATCATCTTGGTTAAAAACATGACCCTCGAGTTTGATCACCTCCAAGAACTATATTCAAGGACATTAGTGCAATACATGAGTAAAAGAAAACATCAATGAATAATCCAAGATACTGCTTCTTAGCATTAAAAAATAAACTACCTCTTCAAGCTCCAGAGTATGCGCGAGAGGAAGGATCACCTGACTCCCCGATAACCCACTGCTAGTCCTAACACCAGGGACTGCATATGGGCTTGTTCTCAATGATGCGGCAGAATAAGCATCAACACCACAATCAGCCCATTCTGATCGATGCTCCCTTAAAAACCGAACCAATATAGCAGGCGGCACATTCTACATGAAAAAATAGTGTTTGAGGACTAGGATTAGAACTGAACAAGAAAGCATATGTTTTAGAAGACATTCCTGCATAGTGATGGAAATCTTCTGCTTAAAAAGGAAAGGTTAGACCTGCAGCAACATTGATGCTTTTGCACATAGAACACCACCTCCTACGGTTGAAAACAATGCTGAAGAGTTCACATGAGACCCAATAAGTTTATTTGAGGAAGAATTTATAGCAATTGTCACATCCTCAACACCATTGCTGCCCAGTAATAACCAACCATCATCAGCAAATCCATTCACAGCATCATTGAAACCTCTGCATGCACCCAGCACATTGTGTTAAATACATAAACCTACCGTGGAAAAAAAAAAGGctcaagtcaaacatattaacaaAGCCGCCAATGACCTGCTCAGTCTTTGACTGAAGGTCCTTAATACAGCAGGTTGTCGACCCCCACCATATGGAACTTCACCACTGGTTTCTTGAGCAATTTGTCTTAGGTGGTGAAGTGCCTGGAAAAATGACAAAAGTGTAACTAGCGGTCGGTCTATGATGACTGAAATGCATAATAATGAGTAATAAGGCTTACAGCAATTGTCATTTTCTGGGCCAGAAATTTTGGTGATTCATACAAGGGTCTAAGAACCTCAGGTACACTCCATGCCTGAAGCATCAAAGATATTGTCGGTAAAATATGGAAAAATGAACCTCAAGAAGTGTAGAAAGCACCTGGAACTCACATCTAAATCAACATGATCAACAATGTGAATCATTGAGCCACCACCCTCACATGGTCGGATTAGATATCCACTGGAAAGCATTTCAGCCCTTATGAAATTTGGAGAAGGAGGCCCAGTCGGACCACCAGTTGCAGGAGTTAAAGATCTCTCACAAATCTAGAAGAAACATGTTGAGTTAATGTGTCTTTTATCACTTGGAAGAAAAAAATTGATGATCATTTAAATGTGTTGGCACACATTTGAGGGCCACGGGTAAAACACCTAATGAGGTATGAAAAACTATCAATGCATAAACGATGCACAACTCATACCACAAGGCTGCCATCTTCTAAACCTCTAGTATATCTCAGAGTCCAAAAGTCACGTGCTGCTGCCAAAGTTGTAGGTGCATATGTCTGATAACAAGAGATTGAAAACAAAAAGTCAAATATTAGAAACACGGAAAAAGATGAACAACTATAATGAAATTCATAGGAAAATACAAAACATACTTGCATGTATATAAGTTCTATATTCCCTCCATTACTAGTGGGAATTACAGTAAGCACATCAATGCAACGGCAATCACGATACCAAGCTGGACGATCTTTAAGTATCTCTGCAACCTAAGAGACCCAGCAGATCCATGAATTGCATAACATGAAAAGAACATAACTGCAGAGAGAATTCAGCAAGTGCCTAACCTTTGTGGGTTCCAGACTCACAAGGCCACAAGCTCGAGCTGCTACCCCACTACAATTATGGGAAACAGCAACGATTCCAATGGAATCCGGACCAGGCTATAATATATATAAGAAATCATCATGCAATCTGAATGGAATTGGTCAACACAAGATAAGAAGTCGATCAAAATATTACCTTCATCCCAACCATCTGAACCCAATCGACGGCAGTTCCAGTAGCCTTCGACAAGAACTCTGCCAATGTCTCCTCAGCAATTGCAAGGAGACTGTAGCAGAAATGTCCCAACACAAAGCATGACGCGTTAACAGAAAACAGCCGACGAAAGCAATCTAAGCTAGAGCCATCACAACAAGGAAGTCTGATTACCCAGCTGGGTTAGCATCCCTTTGAGGATGCTGAGGTGTTGGGTTTTGTTGACGTTGGTGCTGACCACTTGTGACTACAGATTCACAGCTGGTGTCGGTGGTGGCTACAGATGCCTGTATATCCATTAACTAGAAGTAAGATCCAAACAAGCATTGTAAATCATGAAAGATTCTACGTAAAATTCTGAAATTAACATGGAACATGAAACATAAACTCGTAATCATAACATTCCACTCTAAAGCAAAGAGTTCAAAGTGATGAAAGCATATATCAGAACTGGCTGGCTCATATAACATATTCAAATGCAGATCTTCGCTTGTTAAGCATAGATATTGGGGAGCATTTGACCAAGCAGGTAGCATAgcttatattaatttattaaagtAAAAGCACCGCAGTCTTTGAGTCCTGGAAAACCAAGATTCAGAAGAAAACATAAGAGAATTGCTCTATGTAATACTAATTATATTTTGGATGGCTTCCTTTTCCGGAAAAAGAGCACAAACAACATGGACACTCACATTGTGCAGTTGCTGTCGCATATAGCCATTCTCATAAACAAGTTCGGACACCTGCTTCTGCAGCCGATCATTTTCCTCCATCAACAGCTTGTTCATGGCATTCAGCTTGCGGTTAACTGTTTGTAGACGAAAGGCTTCCTTCCTCTGCTTCTCTCGGCATCTACAAGAAGGAAGATAATGAATGCTACAAATTAATACAAAGACCAGCATTATAGTATTACACTAATTCGAGTTAATATGACATTCTGTAAATCAAATCTAAATTCTAAACTATTGGACATCATCAGACAATACAGTTACAAGAAGAGATTAAGATGTTAAGAATCTAATCACTTAAGATTGAAGGTTGGTTTCAAAGAGATTGTCATTTGTAGGTACGCTGccttgataaaattataaatgtaTAGCCTCCTAAATTAAATTTGACAGAAATAAGAACTACTACTTTTCCCATTAATGCAGTGTCAATTTATTTATAGTTTGCGACTACAAAAAGGTCTTCGAAGGTTCAGTGGCCTTCACTTCGGGAGGTAGTAATTATCATACATTAATATGAACCCTTAACCAAAATCATTACCTTGGCTTCCAAATTCAAGCTTAGGAAGCAAAAACTAGAaactttacaaccaaaaactcagAAACAACAGAAAATTGCAGAATCTGAAACCGATCGAGCAGCATGTAAACTATACTCTAAACACATTAAGGAAAAACATAATCCTTCACATGATCATTAGCAAAATCCGTATAGTGATCTCAAACAGAGCAAGATCTTTAAAGACCAAGACAAAAGGCCACTTTTGGCACAAAAGCAACTCTATTGTTAGACAACCAGATTCAAAATCCTCAGAATCTCACTGAGGATTACCAGAAAGAGCCAAAAAagaataagataaagaaaaagaagcataTTTGATTCTGAATGTCAATAGGAAAAATAAAACAAACAGTAAGGAACGATATGCTATCATCTTGCAAAACATTGGCTACAACAAAAAAAACCAAATAGAAAACCCGATATTTCAAATACACGAAAAGAATCCACTAAAAATGCTAAAAATGACACAAATGCAATAATGCTAAGCCACGAACATTATAGGATCGAGCATAAGATGGAATACCaaaggtgaaaaaaaaaatttcgagtTATATCCCCACCAGTGTCTCAAATGATTCAAATTTTCTACTAATCATTTCTCGAAGTATCAATTTCTACAAAGTGAACCGATGAAACAGCTACGATGAATCTCAATTGCTGCCTAAAGACACCAGACCCAACTTtgggaagagaaaaagaagagaccCTTTCCGTCGGTCTTTTACCTTCTGTTCTGGAACCAGACCTTGATCTGCTTTGGCTCGATGTTGGAGAGAATGGGACACTCCCGTACGAGCTGCTGCCGCCTCAGGGAGCTCGGCTTCGGGCACTCGCTGTATACCCTCTCGAGCGCCTCCACCTGCTCCGGCGTGTACCTCACGTACTTCCCCGTGTCCATCGCGGCCGCGGCTTCCTGCTGCCCCTTCCCCGCTTCCCTTCCACTCGCAACCATCGCCATCCCCTCCCCTACGCAAATCCctcaaaaatccaatctttcccCACCCGACGCACTCACCACCCTCAGAAGCCTCGCGCCCTCCCTTTCTCCCGGCTCCTCGGCAGCAGGAGACACATCACCGCACCTCAAAaa
Proteins encoded:
- the LOC103990959 gene encoding uncharacterized protein LOC103990959 codes for the protein MKRYRNGEVWDFEMETPVSRDRADVILGLDGGAAATVCVCISAALPSFAGRLPNPFPVLARAVAGFSNHNSVGESAAKETIEKVMAEALLKAGSNRSAVRAVCLALAGVNHPSDQERILDWLRNIFPVHVKLFVENDAVAALASGTMGKLHGCVLIAGTGTIAYGFTEDGREARAAGAGPILGDWGSGYGIAAKALTAIMRAHDGRGPPTFLTYGILSMLGLSSPDELIGWTYADPSWARIAKLSPAVVSSAEAGDEVANRILHDTVLELTSSVKAVVQRLDLCGEDGKDSFPLVMVGGVLEANKSWDIGKAVVDCITKIYPGAHPVRPTVEPAVGAALLAWNHVISNLVSDYGR
- the LOC135616496 gene encoding homeobox-leucine zipper protein HOX32-like, with product MAMVASGREAGKGQQEAAAAMDTGKYVRYTPEQVEALERVYSECPKPSSLRRQQLVRECPILSNIEPKQIKVWFQNRRCREKQRKEAFRLQTVNRKLNAMNKLLMEENDRLQKQVSELVYENGYMRQQLHNASVATTDTSCESVVTSGQHQRQQNPTPQHPQRDANPAGLLAIAEETLAEFLSKATGTAVDWVQMVGMKPGPDSIGIVAVSHNCSGVAARACGLVSLEPTKVAEILKDRPAWYRDCRCIDVLTVIPTSNGGNIELIYMQTYAPTTLAAARDFWTLRYTRGLEDGSLVICERSLTPATGGPTGPPSPNFIRAEMLSSGYLIRPCEGGGSMIHIVDHVDLDAWSVPEVLRPLYESPKFLAQKMTIAALHHLRQIAQETSGEVPYGGGRQPAVLRTFSQRLSRGFNDAVNGFADDGWLLLGSNGVEDVTIAINSSSNKLIGSHVNSSALFSTVGGGVLCAKASMLLQNVPPAILVRFLREHRSEWADCGVDAYSAASLRTSPYAVPGVRTSSGLSGSQVILPLAHTLELEEFLEVIKLEGHVFNQDDVILSRDVYLLQLCSGVDEDAVGACAQLVFAPIDESFADDVPLLPSGFRVIPLEPKTDSPVASRTLDLASTLEIGSGAASRSVNETASSSYNLRSVLTIAFQFTYENHLQDNVAAMARQYVRSVVASVQRVAMAIAPRPSGQIGVEHLPQGFPEADTLACWISQSYRAHTGLEILREGSQTSDSLLKLLWHHSDAIVCCSLKGSPVFTFSNQAGLDMLETTLIALQDITLEKTLDDGGRKLLCSEFPKIMQQGFSYLPAGICLSSMGRPVSYEQAVAWKVLNDDDSPHCLAFMFLNWSFV